In a genomic window of Drosophila takahashii strain IR98-3 E-12201 chromosome 3L, DtakHiC1v2, whole genome shotgun sequence:
- the Cpsf5 gene encoding cleavage and polyadenylation specificity factor subunit 5 isoform X2 — translation MASSQVSNKSGSGWPRRGSQGQADAASSNNNGTQKYTNQALTINRTINLYPLTNYTFGTKEPLFEKDPSVPSRFQRMREEFDRIGMRRSVEGVLLVHEHGLPHVLLLQLGTTFFKLPGGELNAGEDEVEGLKRLLSETLGRQDGVKQEWIVEDTIGNWWRPNFEPPQYPYIPPHITKPKEHKRLFLVQLHEKDTDGNASYDVP, via the exons ATGGCGTCCTCGCAAGTCTCAAACAAATCGGGCTCCGGTTGGCCGCGCCGCGGCAGCCAAGGCCAAGCGGACgcagccagcagcaacaacaacggcaccCAGAAGTACACCAACCAGGCGCTGACCATCAACCGAACGATCAATCT TTACCCCCTGACCAACTACACATTCGGCACCAAGGAGCCGCTCTTCGAGAAGGACCCATCGGTTCCGTCCAGATTCCAGCGGATGCGCGAGGAGTTCGACCGGATCGGAATGCGCCGGTCCGTCGAGGGAGTGCTCCTCGTCCACGAGCACGGACTGCCACATGTCCTGCTCCTGCAGCTGGGCACCACATTCTTCAAACTGCCGGGCGGCGAGCTGAATGCTGGAGAGGATGAGGTCGAGGGTCTGAAGCGATTGCTCTCCGAG ACGCTGGGTCGTCAGGACGGCGTGAAGCAGGAGTGGATTGTCGAGGACACAATTGGAAACTGGTGGCGGCCGAACTTTGAGCCACCGCAATATCCGTACATTCCGCCGCACATCACCAAGCCCAAGGAGCACAAGCGGCTCTTCCTCGTTCAGCTGCACGAAAAGG ATACGGACGGGAACGCCAGTTACGATGTACCCTGA
- the LOC108063052 gene encoding uncharacterized protein has product MDAKRSNASGARQGGGGGGYHASKTSVASRHAGGGGGAGAAVGHKQASQVSLTPSQARNPENPRKSPLDALSRSGPVRNQNPFQRRSGLQDVDDAFLASNAFARPPRVRHSGLERENMSQAAAGAGANPAAVAPLRVSGGQDPNQQQQFQQIPPGDAVQQMPPPAAVPSQQQLQQQYMQQPAAGQPTRMDPPPSGRAHVLQQQMQNQQQIPPQTVYEQQQVIQPDAQMQNKYATQQQHQLQPQHQMPQHGYPSQPQAAGSPQAGAPPAAGGGAAAAPGGGAGGNAPRESGGGGAAPADAEMCTTCPNCQTTIYLVRSPELGHGDAGLPVQ; this is encoded by the exons ATGGATGCCAAACGTAGTAATGCCTCCGGGGCACGCcaaggcggtggtggtggtggctatCATGCCTCCAAGACGAGCGTTGCT TCACGCCATGCCGGTGGtggcggaggagcaggagcagctgtaGGTCACAAGCAGGCCAGTCAGGTCAGTCTGACACCCAGCCAGGCCAGGAATCCGGAAAAT CCTCGCAAGAGTCCTTTGGATGCCCTCAGCCGCAGTGGCCCTGTACGCAATCAGAATCCCTTCCAGCGTCGTTCTGGCTTGCAGGATGTGGATGATGCCTTCCTGGCTTCCAATGCCTTTGCCCGACCGCCTAGAGTTCGCCATTCTGGTTTGGAGAGGGAGAACATGTCGCAGGCAgctgcaggagcaggagcgaATCCTGCAGCAGTGGCTCCCCTTCGAGTTTCTGGCGGTCAGGATCccaatcagcagcagcagtttcaGCAGATACCTCCAGGGGATGCCGTGCAGCAGATGCCCCCGCCGGCAGCTGTGCCCTCGCAGCAGCAATTGCAACAGCAATACATGCAACAACCTGCTGCAGGGCAGCCCACTCGCATGGATCCACCGCCCTCGGGACGGGCTCATGTCCTCCAGCAGCAAATGCAAAATCAGCAACAAATCCCACCGCAAACGGTCTATGAACAGCAGCAAGTTATTCAACCAGATGCCCAAATGCAGAACAAATATGCaacccagcagcaacatcagttgCAGCCGCAACATCAGATGCCTCAGCATGGATAT CCCTCTCAGCCGCAGGCAGCTGGCTCTCCACAAGCCGGTGCTCCACCAGCtgccggaggaggagcagcagctgctccaggaggaggagcaggtggcAATGCTCCAAGGGAAAGCGGTGGTGGAGGTGCAGCACCAGCGGATGCCGAGATGTGCACCACTTGCCCCAACTGCCAGACCACCATTTACTTGGTTCGATCCCCGGAACTTGGACACGGCGATGCCGGCTTACCTGTTCAGTAG
- the eIF4E1 gene encoding eukaryotic translation initiation factor 4E1 isoform X2 has translation MVVLETEKTSAPSSEQQGRPEPSAPSAAAPAKAEVKEVKPKEDAQEAGEPAAPTSAVAADDAVRTEHLFKHPLMNVWTLWYLENDRSKSWEDMQNEITSFDTVEDFWSLYNHIKPPSEIKLGSDYSLFKKNIRPMWEDAANKQGGRWVITLNKSSKSDLDNLWLDVLLCLIGEAFDHSDQICGAVVNIRGKSNKISIWTANGNNEEAALEIGHKLRDALRLGRNNSLQYQLHKDTMVKQGSNVKSIYTL, from the exons ATGGTAGTGTTGGAGACGGAGAAG ACCAGCGCCCCCAGCAGCGAGCAGCAGGGTCGTCCGGAACCATCCGCTCCATCGGCTGCCGCCCCCGCCAAGGCCGAGGTCAAGGAGGTCAAACCGAAGGAGGATGCCCAGGAGGCTGGTGAGCCCGCGGCACCCACCAGTGCCGTCGCCGCCGACGATGCTGTGCGCACCGAGCACCTGTTCAAACACCCGCTCATGAACGTCTGGACGTTGTGGTACCTCGAAAACGATCGGTCCAAGTCCTGGGAGGACATGCAGAACGAGATCACCAGCTTCGACACCGTCGAGGACTTCTGGAGCCTGTACAACCACATCAAGCCGCCATCGGAGATCAAACTGGGCAGTGACTACTCGCTCTTCAAGAAGAACATTCG TCCCATGTGGGAGGATGCTGCTAACAAGCAGGGCGGTCGCTGGGTCATCACACTGAATAAGAGCTCCAAGAGCGATCTGGATAACCTCTGGCTCGATGTG CTGCTTTGCCTGATTGGCGAGGCCTTCGATCACTCCGACCAGATCTGTGGCGCTGTCGTAAACATTCGCGGCAAGAGCAACAAGATTT CCATCTGGACTGCCAACGGCAACAACGAGGAGGCTGCTTTGGAAATTGGCCACAAGCTGCGCGATGCCCTGCGTCTGGGACGCAACAACTCGCTGCAGTACCAGCTGCACAAGGACACGATGGTCAAGCAGGGCTCCAACGTCAAGTCGATCTACACTTTGTAG
- the eIF4E1 gene encoding eukaryotic translation initiation factor 4E1 isoform X1, giving the protein MQSDFHRMKNFANPKSMFKTSAPSSEQQGRPEPSAPSAAAPAKAEVKEVKPKEDAQEAGEPAAPTSAVAADDAVRTEHLFKHPLMNVWTLWYLENDRSKSWEDMQNEITSFDTVEDFWSLYNHIKPPSEIKLGSDYSLFKKNIRPMWEDAANKQGGRWVITLNKSSKSDLDNLWLDVLLCLIGEAFDHSDQICGAVVNIRGKSNKISIWTANGNNEEAALEIGHKLRDALRLGRNNSLQYQLHKDTMVKQGSNVKSIYTL; this is encoded by the exons ATGCAGAGCGACTTTCACAGAATGAAGAACTTTGCCAATCCCAAGTCCATGTTCAAA ACCAGCGCCCCCAGCAGCGAGCAGCAGGGTCGTCCGGAACCATCCGCTCCATCGGCTGCCGCCCCCGCCAAGGCCGAGGTCAAGGAGGTCAAACCGAAGGAGGATGCCCAGGAGGCTGGTGAGCCCGCGGCACCCACCAGTGCCGTCGCCGCCGACGATGCTGTGCGCACCGAGCACCTGTTCAAACACCCGCTCATGAACGTCTGGACGTTGTGGTACCTCGAAAACGATCGGTCCAAGTCCTGGGAGGACATGCAGAACGAGATCACCAGCTTCGACACCGTCGAGGACTTCTGGAGCCTGTACAACCACATCAAGCCGCCATCGGAGATCAAACTGGGCAGTGACTACTCGCTCTTCAAGAAGAACATTCG TCCCATGTGGGAGGATGCTGCTAACAAGCAGGGCGGTCGCTGGGTCATCACACTGAATAAGAGCTCCAAGAGCGATCTGGATAACCTCTGGCTCGATGTG CTGCTTTGCCTGATTGGCGAGGCCTTCGATCACTCCGACCAGATCTGTGGCGCTGTCGTAAACATTCGCGGCAAGAGCAACAAGATTT CCATCTGGACTGCCAACGGCAACAACGAGGAGGCTGCTTTGGAAATTGGCCACAAGCTGCGCGATGCCCTGCGTCTGGGACGCAACAACTCGCTGCAGTACCAGCTGCACAAGGACACGATGGTCAAGCAGGGCTCCAACGTCAAGTCGATCTACACTTTGTAG
- the Cpr67B gene encoding uncharacterized protein Cpr67B, translating into MKCFILAAFLLATLASGENIFKINISPEEAQQFLNSAQLRGIGDIEYAPKTGENPLPEARNEQGQFVYMGRVIEHPEDYVEEHYDAHQYHGQDGLGQFAYGYRDWNQGKNEKRDHEGTVTGSYKYVQPHGRDFVANYYADKTGFHVEDNRPAHLKQPATKTPAVLKAEEEHFRLWGELAAAAGHNPDPYAAEYQQEGRYQPTEDEIKPYVHEEQPYVPGPEETGEPKGFFYAFDYNVPLLRNKEERAELERLRAVNNKDE; encoded by the exons ATGAAGTGCTTTATCTTGGCTGCTTTTCTGCTG GCCACTTTAGCCAGCGGCGAGAACATCTTCAAGATCAACATTTCGCCCGAGGAGGCTCAGCAGTTCTTGAACAGCGCCCAATTGCGTGGCATTGGCGATATCGAATATGCACCGAAAACCGGAGAGAATCCTTTGCCCGAAGCCCGCAACGAGCAGGGACAATTCGTGTACATGGGCCGTGTGATCGAGCATCCCGAGGATTATGTGGAGGAGCACTACGATGCCCATCAGTACCATGGTCAGGATGGTCTGGGTCAGTTTGCCTACGGCTACAGGGACTGGAATCAGGGCAAGAACGAGAAGCGCGATCACGAGGGCACCGTCACGGGATCCTACAAATATGTCCAACCGCATGGCCGTGACTTTGTGGCCAATTACTATGCCGATAAGACCGGTTTCCATGTGGAGGACAACCGTCCGGCTCATCTCAAGCAGCCGGCCACCAAAACCCCTGCCGTTTTGAAGGCCGAGGAGGAGCATTTCCGCCTGTGGGGTGAactggccgccgccgccggtcACAATCCCGATCCCTATGCCGCCGAGTACCAGCAGGAGGGTCGCTATCAGCCCACCGAGGACGAGATCAAGCCCTACGTCCACGAGGAGCAGCCATATGTGCCCGGTCCCGAGGAGACCGGCGAGCCCAAGGGATTCTTCTACGCCTTCGACTACAATGTGCCCCTGTTGCGCAACAAGGAGGAGCGTGCCGAGCTGGAACGTCTGCGGGCAGTCAACAACAAGGACGAGTAA
- the LOC108063077 gene encoding uncharacterized protein, whose amino-acid sequence MSAAELEPEAAAQEQKPQQQQQGGETNTNTAIDENQQTETICYNNNLDTETQLPMHQDPQQQELEGNSNGITGLGLSLMNSSPPPHSYRHSRAYRHFKNPPQPHMCIRTTTESGEELFINVLSWTRIVIPQEPSDPIPLYGGMRVPPGSPRSPPIVFAVMANPEVLKDSGRHSKDPEERRAMVELMCDFVEAMNPGVKLVRNAVILKDRDISGELKDVWNAVQAQRDREREEQMMQQRQQQHYQNITTQQMFPKSPDAARAASAAGAAMSEAGSPPAHLPESQLAENGNGNGITLAVFAQQLDNKVASEQAEQQEPSGALLEEACVDQTDAGSSANGSAMVLDNQTVPVEAEPEVKVAPPAATNGASNSTPPPSAASTPSPTAAPAAPVATPTPPPAAPTKKEKLGGFLPNGCIFPRFKNNKHKDKEGKSKEKTLLNALKKSKEKKVAPSEQPSEKTAAAAASDNGTTQYEKNCINNLECEVQKLDLNSGSNGDNGMFIKLKVSPANATAAAAAAK is encoded by the exons ATGTCTGCGGCGGAACTGGAACCCGAGGCTGCCGCCCAGGAGCAAAAaccgcagcaacaacagcaaggaGGGGAAACCAATACAAACACTGCCATCGATGAGAATCAACAAACCGAAACAATTTGCTACAACAATAATTTGGACACGGAAACCCAGCTACCGATGCACCAGGATCCGCAGCAACAGGAACTCGAGGGCAACAGCAACGGCATCACAGGACTCGGGCTCAGTCTGATGAACTCCTCCCCGCCGCCGCACAGCTATCGGCACTCGCGGGCCTATCGCCACTTCAAGAACCCGCCGCAGCCCCACATGTGCATCCGCACCACCACGGAGTCCGGCGAGGAGCTCTTCATCAACGTCCTCAGCTGGACGCGCATTGTGATACCGCAGGAGCCCAGCGATCCCATTCCCCTCTACGGCGGCATGCGG GTGCCACCTGGCAGTCCGCGAAGTCCTCCCATTGTCTTTGCCGTAATGGCCAATCCAGAGGTTCTGAAGGATTCAGGACGCCACAGCAAAGATCCCGAGGAGCGACGAGCCATGGTGGAGCTGATGTGTGACTTTGTGGAGGCTATGAATCCAGGCGTGAAACTAGTCAG AAACGCCGTAATACTCAAGGATCGCGACATCTCCGGCGAGCTGAAGGACGTGTGGAATGCCGTGCAGGCGCAGCGCGATCGCGAGCGGGAGGAGCAGATGATGCAGcagcgccagcagcagcactacCAGAACATCACCACGCAGCAGATGTTTCCCAAGTCGCCGGATGCGGCGAGGGCGGCtagtgctgctggtgctgcaatGAGCGAGGCGGGCTCGCCACCAGCTCACCTGCCCGAGTCCCAGTTGGCAGagaatggcaatggcaatggcatcACCCTGGCCGTGTTTGCCCAGCAACTGGACAACAAGGTGGCCAGCGAGCAGGCGGAACAGCAGGAGCCATCGGGAGCATTACTGGAGGAAGCTTGTGTGGATCAAACGGATGCGGGAAGCTCGGCGAATGGATCAGCAATGGTGCTGGACAATCAAACAGTTCCGGTGGAGGCCGAACCAGAGGTAAAGGTTGCTCCACCGGCAGCCACCAATGGTGCCAGCAACTCAACGCCCCCACCATCAGCCGCATCAACTCCCAGTCCAACTGCAGCTCCAGCTGCTCCCGTTGCCACACCAACTCCTCCGCCCGCTGCGCCCACCAAGAAGGAGAAACTGGGCGGCTTCTTGCCCAACGGCTGCATCTTCCCGCGCTTCAAGAACAACAAGCACAAGGATAAGGAGGGCAAGAGCAAAGAGAAGACCCTGCTGAATGCGCTGAAAAAGAGCAAGGAGAAGAAGGTGGCGCCCAGTGAGCAGCCGTCGGAGAagaccgccgccgccgccgcctcggACAACGGAACCACGCAGTACGAGAAGAACTGCATCAACAATCTGGAGTGCGAGGTGCAGAAGCTGGATCTGAACAGCGGCAGCAATGGCGACAACGGCATGTTCATCAAGCTGAAAGTTTCGCCGGCCAATGccacagcagcggcagcggctgcAAAGTAG
- the Cpsf5 gene encoding cleavage and polyadenylation specificity factor subunit 5 isoform X1, with amino-acid sequence MASSQVSNKSGSGWPRRGSQGQADAASSNNNGTQKYTNQALTINRTINLYPLTNYTFGTKEPLFEKDPSVPSRFQRMREEFDRIGMRRSVEGVLLVHEHGLPHVLLLQLGTTFFKLPGGELNAGEDEVEGLKRLLSETLGRQDGVKQEWIVEDTIGNWWRPNFEPPQYPYIPPHITKPKEHKRLFLVQLHEKALFAVPKNYKLVAAPLFELYDNSQGYGPIISSLPQALCRFNFIYM; translated from the exons ATGGCGTCCTCGCAAGTCTCAAACAAATCGGGCTCCGGTTGGCCGCGCCGCGGCAGCCAAGGCCAAGCGGACgcagccagcagcaacaacaacggcaccCAGAAGTACACCAACCAGGCGCTGACCATCAACCGAACGATCAATCT TTACCCCCTGACCAACTACACATTCGGCACCAAGGAGCCGCTCTTCGAGAAGGACCCATCGGTTCCGTCCAGATTCCAGCGGATGCGCGAGGAGTTCGACCGGATCGGAATGCGCCGGTCCGTCGAGGGAGTGCTCCTCGTCCACGAGCACGGACTGCCACATGTCCTGCTCCTGCAGCTGGGCACCACATTCTTCAAACTGCCGGGCGGCGAGCTGAATGCTGGAGAGGATGAGGTCGAGGGTCTGAAGCGATTGCTCTCCGAG ACGCTGGGTCGTCAGGACGGCGTGAAGCAGGAGTGGATTGTCGAGGACACAATTGGAAACTGGTGGCGGCCGAACTTTGAGCCACCGCAATATCCGTACATTCCGCCGCACATCACCAAGCCCAAGGAGCACAAGCGGCTCTTCCTCGTTCAGCTGCACGAAAAGG CACTATTTGCTGTACCCAAAAATTATAAGCTTGTTGCTGCGCCATTGTTCGAGCTATACGATAATTCGCAAGGCTATGGACCGATCATCTCCTCCCTGCCGCAGGCCCTCTGCAG ATTCAACTTCATCTACATGTAA
- the Atat gene encoding alpha-tubulin N-acetyltransferase 1 isoform X1, translated as MVEFRFDIKPLFPQPIIKVTSNLLPHTFRGDRRQCLDATTKMSEIIDRLGQLSATSQGLSKPVTTAQRLRMSDNQTIYLLADSEQGHNGAVTGLLKVGTKDLYLFDESGQTRKVEQAPSILDFYIHESRQRAGLGKRLFQTMLSEEQWTPLKCSVDRPSEKLLGFLSKHYGLQRIIPQANNFVLYEGFFNDAASANGHGHAQSPQRTPNGLHITNSPNTQLFGATYLGEDSNRRRGSQQQQSGPNVLLQQITQISPSGRYGAPRPTCSMAEIIHAGNSKGGKGNGSAESNSGNGNHDLAEIAEQLQRQSLADLEAHSYEPELEIEPEVEPEPEPEPEVITPPSPPPPKSHTPTPPSVRSPEVAESIVGDNRRPPAFQLSKQHTGMKNRSFGVGMAVMPSTKMEFDQMEREDFGVVKINRPPGHDATSPGQDNTDALSTVSSGGGGGGLTDQGYYDLKFYHNKLW; from the exons ATGGTGGAGTTCCGCTTCGATATCAAGCCGCTGTTTCCGCAGCCAATTATCAAGGTGACATCGAACCTCCTGCCGCACACCTTTCGTGGCGATCGGCGTCAGTGTTT AGATGCCACCACCAAGATGTCGGAGATCATCGATCGGCTGGGCCAGCTGTCGGCCACCTCGCAGGGCCTCAGCAAGCCGGTGACCACGGCCCAGCGCCTGAGGATGTCCGATAACCAGACCATCTATCTGCTGGCGGATAGTGAGCAGGGTCACAA CGGCGCTGTCACCGGTCTACTGAAGGTGGGCACCAAGGatctgtatttgtttgacGAGTCCGGACAGACGCGCAAGGTGGAGCAGGCTCCATCCATTCTGGACTTTTACATCCACGAGTCTCGTCAGCGCGCCGGCCTGGGAAAGCGTCTCTTCCAGACGATGCTAAGCGAGGAACAGTGGACGCCACTAAAGTGCTCGGTGGACCGGCCGTCGGAAAAACTACTGGGTTTCCTCAGCAAACATTACGGATTGCAGCGAATCATTCCGCAGGCGAACAATTTCGTACTCTACGAGGGATTCTTCAACGATGCGGCCTCCGCGAATGGACACGGCCACGCCCAGTCGCCGCAGCGCACCCCGAATGGCCTGCACATTACGAACAG TCCTAACACACAGCTCTTTGGTGCTACTTACCTGGGCGAGGATTCTAACCGGCGGCGTGgttcccagcagcagcagtcgggCCCGAATGTGCTGCTCCAGCAGATAACACAGATCTCTCCGTCCGGACGATATGGGGCTCCACGTCCCACTTGCAGCATGGCCGAG ATAATTCATGCCGGCAACTCGAAGGGCGGAAAAGGTAATGGCAGTGCAGAATCGAACAG CGGCAATGGTAACCACGATCTAGCAGAGATTGCcgagcagctgcagcggcaGAGTTTGGCCGACTTGGAGGCCCACAGCTATGAGCCGGAGCTGGAAATTGAGCCGGAGGTCGAGCCGGAACCCGAACCCGAACCGGAGGTGATTACTCCACCATCACCGCCGCCGCCAAAGAGCCACACTCCGACTCCCCCGTCCGTGCGATCGCCCGAGGTGGCCGAGAGCATTGTGGGCGACAACCGGAGACCTCCGGCCTTCCAGCTGAGCAAGCAGCACACGGGCATGAAGAACCGATCCTTTGGCGTCGGCATGGCCGTAATGCCCAGCACCAAAATGGAGTTCGATCAGATGGAGCGCGAGGATTTCGGCGTGGTCAAGATCAACCGTCCGCCCGGCCATGATGCCACCTCGCCGGGCCAGGACAACACGGATGCCTTGTCCACCGTTTCctccggcggcggtggcggcggcctCACCGATCAGGGCTACTACGATCTCAAGTTCTATCACAATAAGTTGTGGTAA
- the Atat gene encoding alpha-tubulin N-acetyltransferase 1 isoform X2 → MVEFRFDIKPLFPQPIIKVTSNLLPHTFRGDRRQCLDATTKMSEIIDRLGQLSATSQGLSKPVTTAQRLRMSDNQTIYLLADSEQGHNGAVTGLLKVGTKDLYLFDESGQTRKVEQAPSILDFYIHESRQRAGLGKRLFQTMLSEEQWTPLKCSVDRPSEKLLGFLSKHYGLQRIIPQANNFVLYEGFFNDAASANGHGHAQSPQRTPNGLHITNSPNTQLFGATYLGEDSNRRRGSQQQQSGPNVLLQQITQISPSGRYGAPRPTCSMAEIIHAGNSKGGKGNGSAESNRIK, encoded by the exons ATGGTGGAGTTCCGCTTCGATATCAAGCCGCTGTTTCCGCAGCCAATTATCAAGGTGACATCGAACCTCCTGCCGCACACCTTTCGTGGCGATCGGCGTCAGTGTTT AGATGCCACCACCAAGATGTCGGAGATCATCGATCGGCTGGGCCAGCTGTCGGCCACCTCGCAGGGCCTCAGCAAGCCGGTGACCACGGCCCAGCGCCTGAGGATGTCCGATAACCAGACCATCTATCTGCTGGCGGATAGTGAGCAGGGTCACAA CGGCGCTGTCACCGGTCTACTGAAGGTGGGCACCAAGGatctgtatttgtttgacGAGTCCGGACAGACGCGCAAGGTGGAGCAGGCTCCATCCATTCTGGACTTTTACATCCACGAGTCTCGTCAGCGCGCCGGCCTGGGAAAGCGTCTCTTCCAGACGATGCTAAGCGAGGAACAGTGGACGCCACTAAAGTGCTCGGTGGACCGGCCGTCGGAAAAACTACTGGGTTTCCTCAGCAAACATTACGGATTGCAGCGAATCATTCCGCAGGCGAACAATTTCGTACTCTACGAGGGATTCTTCAACGATGCGGCCTCCGCGAATGGACACGGCCACGCCCAGTCGCCGCAGCGCACCCCGAATGGCCTGCACATTACGAACAG TCCTAACACACAGCTCTTTGGTGCTACTTACCTGGGCGAGGATTCTAACCGGCGGCGTGgttcccagcagcagcagtcgggCCCGAATGTGCTGCTCCAGCAGATAACACAGATCTCTCCGTCCGGACGATATGGGGCTCCACGTCCCACTTGCAGCATGGCCGAG ATAATTCATGCCGGCAACTCGAAGGGCGGAAAAGGTAATGGCAGTGCAGAATCGAACAG AATCAAATAG